From the genome of Segatella hominis, one region includes:
- the pyk gene encoding pyruvate kinase, with protein sequence MKQTKIVASISDRRCDQDFIRKLFFAGMNVVRMNTAHATEEGVRTIVKNVRAVSPHIGIMIDTKGPEVRTTGVAEPIHYNVGDVVKIFGRPEMETSHDIVNLSYPDIAADVKVGDDLLFDDGELDMKVIDNQGPMLVAEVQNEGFLGSHKSVNVPGEHIDLPALTEKDRRNIELAIELDIDFIAHSFVRNAADVKAVQDILDAHNSDIKIISKIENQEGVDNIDEIIDACYGIMIARGDLGIEVPIERIPGIQRRIISKCVKAQKPVIVATQMLHTMIKNPRPTRAEVTDIANAIFYRTDALMLSGETASGKYPVEAVQTMARIAEQAEKDKSPLNDIDPMEDGKIDQKLFLAHAAIEATKKLGVAGIITDGESGQTARDLAAFRGPNPVLAICYKEKLQRWLNLSYGIIPIHQKDQVSTKAMFTAAVRMLRQKGYLGEEDKIAYLSGSFGEGGGTTFVEINKVKKIFDNSYTFNLPSNGIEE encoded by the coding sequence ATGAAACAAACAAAAATCGTCGCTTCAATCAGTGATCGTCGTTGTGATCAGGATTTCATCCGCAAATTGTTTTTTGCAGGCATGAACGTCGTTCGTATGAATACTGCACATGCTACAGAAGAAGGTGTTCGCACAATTGTCAAGAATGTAAGAGCAGTGTCTCCTCATATTGGTATTATGATTGATACCAAAGGACCAGAGGTGCGTACCACAGGTGTAGCAGAGCCTATTCATTATAATGTGGGTGATGTAGTCAAGATTTTCGGTCGTCCTGAGATGGAAACTTCTCATGACATTGTCAATCTGAGCTATCCTGATATCGCTGCTGATGTGAAAGTGGGTGATGATTTGCTCTTCGATGATGGTGAACTTGATATGAAGGTCATTGATAATCAGGGTCCGATGCTCGTAGCTGAAGTTCAGAACGAGGGTTTCTTAGGTTCACATAAGAGCGTGAATGTACCTGGCGAACATATTGATTTGCCTGCGTTGACCGAGAAAGACCGCCGAAATATTGAACTCGCAATCGAACTGGATATTGATTTTATTGCTCACTCTTTTGTGCGCAATGCAGCCGACGTGAAGGCAGTTCAGGATATCTTGGACGCTCACAACAGTGATATCAAGATTATCTCTAAGATTGAAAATCAGGAAGGTGTAGATAATATTGACGAGATTATTGATGCTTGTTATGGTATCATGATTGCCCGTGGTGACCTGGGTATCGAGGTGCCAATCGAGAGAATTCCTGGCATCCAGCGCCGCATCATCTCTAAGTGTGTGAAGGCGCAGAAACCGGTAATCGTGGCTACACAGATGTTGCATACCATGATTAAGAATCCACGTCCTACCCGTGCTGAGGTAACCGATATTGCCAATGCTATCTTTTATCGCACCGATGCGCTGATGCTTTCTGGTGAGACAGCAAGCGGTAAGTATCCTGTAGAAGCTGTGCAGACCATGGCACGTATTGCTGAGCAGGCAGAGAAGGATAAGTCTCCACTGAATGATATTGATCCAATGGAAGATGGTAAGATTGACCAGAAGCTCTTCCTGGCTCATGCTGCCATTGAGGCTACTAAGAAGTTGGGTGTTGCTGGTATTATTACCGATGGCGAGAGCGGTCAGACTGCACGCGACCTGGCAGCCTTCCGTGGCCCAAATCCGGTATTGGCAATCTGTTATAAGGAGAAACTTCAGCGCTGGTTGAATCTGAGCTATGGTATTATTCCAATTCATCAGAAGGATCAGGTTTCTACCAAGGCTATGTTTACCGCAGCGGTACGTATGCTTCGCCAGAAAGGCTACTTAGGTGAGGAGGATAAGATTGCTTATCTGAGCGGTAGCTTTGGAGAGGGTGGAGGTACTACCTTCGTAGAAATTAATAAGGTGAAGAAGATTTTTGATAACAGTTATACTTTCAACTTGCCATCTAACGGCATTGAGGAATAA
- the glmS gene encoding glutamine--fructose-6-phosphate transaminase (isomerizing): protein MCGIVGYLGKQDAYPVLIKGLKRLEYRGYDSAGVALINDDGALNVYKTKGKVADLENFCSDKNITGSVGIAHTRWATHGEPSSVNAHPHYSSSKNLAIIHNGIIENYAAIKKNLIAKGVTFRSDTDTEVLVQLIEYIQVKKNLDLLTAVQVALRQVIGAYAIALLDKRNPNQIIAARKQSPLVVGIGKEGDFYLGSDASPIIEYTDKVVYLEDGNIAVMRLGEELQVVNIQNVKLNPEVQTVDIDLGQIEKGGFPHFMLKEIFEQPECLRNCMRGRVVSRTVETRVMTDDNEATTDTKTEMGVVLSSITDHRQQLLNAKRFIIVACGTSWHAGLIGKQMIENYCRIPVEVEYASEFRYRNPVVTKDDVVIAISQSGETADTLAAIKLAKENGAFIYGICNSIGSSIARETNTGTYIHVGPEIGVASTKAFTGQVTVLVLLALAIGKEKGTISDVDYQKITEQLWNIPSKMKEVLKLNNKIADLSRTFTYARNFIYLGRGFQYPVALEGALKLKEISYIHAEGYPAAEMKHGPIALIDSDMPVVVIATHNFMYEKVLSNIQEIKARKGRVIAIVSKGDETISKIADEVIELPETLECLEPLLATIPLQLLAYHVAVCKGKDVDQPRNLAKSVTVE, encoded by the coding sequence ATGTGTGGTATAGTTGGGTATTTAGGAAAACAAGATGCTTATCCTGTTTTGATCAAAGGATTGAAACGCTTGGAGTATCGAGGTTATGATTCAGCAGGTGTAGCTCTCATCAATGATGATGGCGCACTGAATGTTTATAAGACAAAAGGTAAGGTTGCAGATTTGGAGAATTTCTGCTCCGATAAGAATATAACAGGCTCTGTTGGTATAGCACATACCCGATGGGCAACTCATGGAGAACCTTCTTCTGTGAATGCTCACCCACATTATTCTTCATCCAAGAATTTGGCGATTATTCATAATGGCATCATTGAAAACTATGCTGCCATTAAGAAGAATCTGATAGCGAAGGGTGTGACTTTCCGCAGTGATACTGATACAGAAGTATTGGTTCAGTTGATAGAATATATTCAGGTTAAGAAAAATCTTGACCTCCTTACTGCCGTTCAGGTGGCTCTCCGTCAGGTAATCGGTGCTTATGCCATTGCTTTGCTTGATAAGCGTAATCCTAATCAGATTATCGCTGCCCGCAAGCAAAGTCCATTGGTAGTGGGTATCGGTAAGGAAGGTGATTTCTATCTGGGTTCTGATGCCAGTCCTATTATTGAATATACCGACAAGGTGGTTTATCTGGAAGATGGCAACATTGCTGTGATGCGCCTCGGAGAAGAACTTCAGGTGGTTAATATCCAGAATGTAAAGCTTAATCCTGAGGTTCAGACTGTGGATATCGACCTCGGTCAGATAGAGAAAGGTGGTTTCCCTCACTTTATGTTGAAGGAAATCTTCGAACAGCCTGAATGTCTGCGTAATTGTATGCGTGGACGTGTCGTAAGTCGTACGGTTGAAACCCGTGTGATGACAGACGATAATGAAGCTACTACAGATACTAAGACTGAAATGGGTGTGGTGCTGAGTTCTATCACCGATCACCGTCAGCAACTTCTCAATGCCAAGCGTTTCATCATTGTTGCTTGTGGAACCTCTTGGCATGCCGGACTTATCGGCAAGCAGATGATAGAGAATTACTGTCGTATTCCTGTGGAAGTGGAATATGCTTCTGAGTTCCGTTATCGCAATCCTGTTGTTACGAAGGATGATGTCGTGATTGCTATCTCACAGAGTGGTGAAACTGCTGATACCTTGGCTGCTATTAAGTTGGCTAAGGAGAATGGTGCATTCATCTATGGTATCTGTAATTCTATCGGCAGCAGCATTGCACGTGAAACCAATACTGGTACTTATATCCATGTTGGTCCGGAAATCGGTGTGGCTTCTACGAAGGCATTTACCGGTCAGGTAACCGTTCTCGTTCTTCTGGCTCTTGCCATCGGAAAGGAGAAGGGTACTATCAGTGATGTGGATTACCAGAAGATTACAGAACAGCTTTGGAACATCCCTTCAAAGATGAAGGAGGTTTTGAAGTTGAATAATAAGATTGCTGATTTGAGCCGTACTTTCACTTATGCCCGTAATTTCATCTACTTGGGTAGAGGTTTCCAATATCCAGTAGCCTTGGAAGGTGCATTGAAGTTGAAGGAAATCAGTTATATTCATGCAGAGGGTTATCCTGCTGCAGAGATGAAACATGGACCTATTGCTCTTATTGATAGTGATATGCCGGTGGTAGTTATTGCCACCCATAACTTCATGTATGAGAAGGTCTTGTCTAATATCCAGGAGATTAAAGCCCGTAAGGGACGTGTCATTGCTATTGTTAGCAAGGGCGATGAAACTATCTCTAAGATAGCTGACGAAGTGATTGAACTTCCTGAGACATTGGAGTGCTTGGAGCCATTATTGGCTACCATTCCTTTGCAGTTATTAGCTTATCATGTTGCTGTATGTAAGGGTAAGGATGTTGACCAACCAAGAAACTTGGCCAAGTCTGTTACCGTTGAATAA
- a CDS encoding polysaccharide biosynthesis/export family protein yields MKKLLFAVVVAMTMVLALSSCGSAKQVAYFQNIDSLNLSASRMLYDAKIMPKDQLSIIVKSSNEDLSEPFNLYSKSMGGSSLNQNLQYYLVDNAGYIDFPIVGKIKVLGLTARECENLVRSKIQPYFKESELPLVTVRMSSFRVVVTGEVGSPGVVTVPNEKISIVEALAQSGDMGLQGKRKNILLIREDATGRKEAHRLDMTDANLINSPYFYLQQNDIVYVEPNGAKKGTAGLSNSVTFWIGLVSSIISLATLTVSLCK; encoded by the coding sequence ATGAAAAAACTATTATTTGCAGTCGTAGTCGCTATGACTATGGTTTTAGCGCTGAGCAGTTGCGGAAGTGCTAAACAGGTGGCTTATTTTCAAAATATTGATTCTTTGAATTTGAGCGCATCGAGAATGTTGTATGATGCTAAAATTATGCCAAAGGATCAGTTGTCTATCATCGTGAAATCTTCCAATGAGGATTTGTCTGAGCCTTTCAATCTTTATTCGAAGTCCATGGGAGGTTCTTCCCTAAACCAGAACCTTCAGTATTATTTGGTAGATAATGCTGGCTACATAGATTTTCCAATTGTCGGCAAAATCAAAGTTTTGGGCTTGACTGCAAGAGAGTGTGAGAATTTGGTAAGGTCTAAGATTCAGCCCTATTTCAAAGAGAGCGAGTTGCCTTTGGTCACAGTTAGAATGTCTAGCTTCCGTGTTGTAGTGACAGGTGAGGTAGGTAGCCCTGGCGTCGTAACAGTGCCTAATGAGAAAATCAGTATCGTAGAGGCTTTGGCGCAGAGTGGTGACATGGGTTTGCAGGGTAAGCGTAAGAATATCTTGCTTATTCGTGAGGATGCTACAGGTCGTAAGGAAGCACATCGTTTGGACATGACAGATGCCAATTTGATTAACTCTCCATATTTCTATTTGCAGCAGAACGACATCGTGTATGTTGAACCTAATGGAGCGAAGAAAGGTACAGCTGGCTTGAGTAACTCGGTTACATTCTGGATTGGCTTGGTGTCGTCGATTATATCCTTGGCGACACTTACTGTTAGCTTGTGCAAATAA